The genome window gaaacatataatataggattagtgatatattatttgaaaatggACATGATACATAAGACAGTGAGGATTACAATATTGAATATACGATGGAAATTTTAAGtctaaagataaatataattcaaaaacTGTAATCAAAAAATTGATTAGGAAATGGACATTTGTGATATATAAACCATTTTAtgtgataaatatatttagttttttttaaaaaaactgtTCTATATGAATCTCAATTATGTGGATGCGTAAAATTAATGTACTGATACTTCCTAAAAAAATTCTAACGTATTACATATTTACGAGTGCTACTTCAGCAATTAGTCCGTAGGAGTACTTCCTTTAAGAGTATTTACATTACTCTTTTTACTTCTTATTACAATACGAAATttactataatatatgtaatgaaTACTAAGACTATTGTTAAATTCTGAAGTGGGAAATGCAACTTCATTATGGTaagttatttaattatgtattttatttattacttatataGTGATAAATATCTCAAAATAAGCTaaagaaatagaagaaaataatatcaaaatccagttataattaatatttcgtaatcatatacaattttttcatttatttaagaAACATTTTCAATATACTTAATGAAGCTatgcttaaaaaatattgttcttcattaaatattttccttatacagaatatgtattatacaaAGATATGTTGAtattttaaaggaaaaatcatatactaaatatttttaacagctactatgtttatatttgatttagtattgtaatttattttaaaaaaatttagttttttgatattacatatatatataatatattcttcatGATTCAAATAAATGTGATATTagtattgatatatattcacTAAAAAGTATGTGCTTTCTACACAAATATTATACTCGTAAATGTTTCTCATAGatttttactataaaaaaggattgtttaatttaatatataaaatcacAATTAATGCAACTTTACTAATCTAATgagataatttatatttttaacaattattattttttttaatggcTACATGTGATCATATAAATGATTTCTTTTAAaagttaattatatattacttctAATATTTACGTTGTTCtccatttaataaaaacaaaacagttggtttttttgctattacatatattttttacttaaaagtaattataacaattttagtttttaaaaaaattattatgaaacaTGAGTTTTTAATAGATTATTTGAAGAATACTTTGAtagatttttatatttattttttatagttcaaatatgaaattataagtaaaatataatgatattctcctttaaaaattgaattattaatagaGTATTAGCAATTTTAGAATTCCTAAatctttataattatattagtaGCTTAAATAACATTtcgaaatttatattttatcttatgtAATTGTTagatttaattcttttttataaaaattgcttaaatatatactataaatataatgataaaaaaaaactatattcatttttacaattcatataattaaaaaactaCGTTTTTCTAATACGATTATTTATGTGTTCGTGCagatgatatatttatacattatatgtttattatactttttctaaataaatatattaacttaaaaagaacaaatacgtacataaaaCTACGAACGTTtcatttaacaaataataatttaattttcatcCAATTAAGAGCTATATCCACCAAAAATAATTTGGGGAGTATGAAAAATCAGTCTTTATATATCTTCgaaatttatacttttacgGCATATTAGGTGATTCGCTGTAAATTTGATTTCTTACTTGTATTAAAGATCAAAATATTACTCATATGTTTATCTAGTTACCAgtttaaaatttacaaataaaatgcaaAGTTATAAAAGTGTagttttctttataattatctttattttattgttataataattaaaatttttttacaaataattatattttctagaatataattttaaaaaatttagaattattaataggAAAACATCGCTGGAATCTGTAATACTTCTACTAGGAGTTAGaacaatatattatctatattctctactatctatattctatatatacaccatattcaaaatattatgaaatcaTATAtctgcttttttattttattttgaaaagaattaatacaaaaattatttactattttaaataaattatgtatcttgaatatttattaatgcactcagtttatattttttaattaaatctatttttttataaatattattgtgATAAAATCTTTAGAGTTTATgtttgaaattattttttctatctctgtagaaaaagaaattgtagttacatatttttaatataattttaagaagaaataatgaaaaactaattaaataaatgataatagcatttttttaattaaaggaatattatattatttttaattatatcctTGATCTGTATATTACCGCATTAACGATTTACATTATGGAACGAAAAATTAAGACActgttatttattaaaatttatgctTTTGTGTTTATAAGTTGGATATGTCATTTTTACACTTATATGGTTATGatagttttatttaaatatgtatatattatttatatttttcgagttttatttttttcaagatTTTATCTTAGTGagaatttattcatttgattaaatgataaatttttttttgctttttcagAGTAAGCAAAACAAATATTTGGTTGAGTGCTACAATCAgcatagaaaaatatatgcaagaAACTATCGTTTACTGGCGAAATATAAGCAGGATAAGGATTCAATTATTGTATGTTTAGAGGAAGAAATGCCAAATAGAGTaaacgataaaaaaaaatatatctaatagTGAAAAATTGCTCCCAAGAGAAAAGAAACAGTCAAATGGAAGTTTCCAAATAAATGTAAGAggccataaaaaaaatataaaaaataaatcttgtatatttgaaacTAAACAGTATTcttatatggaaaaaaaaatattcaaagaacttgattatgtagattttcttaaaaacaacAGAACAATAAGTGAtaatacttataaaaaaataatatataaaaaattcggATTGCGATTTGCTTTACCTATATTCCTATTTTTGGTCTTATCAATATCATTTGTGTTAGATTTTTTTTGTGGATATGGGATGTTTGTTCGTTTGTTTagattaataataaattactcAGGATTCGGATGGATCAAAAATTTAACTTTAAAGTTGTGGTATTCCCCTTTTAAATGGTTATTTATAAGTCAAAAAGCGATTAGTAAATCAAGTGGTACACCAAGTAAACTCTGTATAGATGGATATATGGTTTCAGAGAGTTTTTGtggattttttatatattttgtaccttttattatattaggtATCATACTTATTTTAGGGGTTGTTTATTACCATAAGaaggttaaaaaatatgaaaaaattaagtttacaaaaagataaaatgaattataaaaagtatttttttttttctgcaatGAAAACTTCAATATGAACTAATATGTTCATTATCTTGAATGGCACATGTGATatgtattttcataattgcatatatctaataaaatGTTGTACATGTAAATGGTCTCATTAATGCACATTAGTAAAAAGAatttctcttatttttttgttaatttttatgttttaatgtttttcaaTCTGTATTTATTGCTTAAGCTTAATTGATTATTTTTGACTTAATATATAAGCTTGTGTATTTCCATATATTCCTATGGTATATATGTGCTTCTTTGttgtaattaattaatattaggacaatttatttattatgttatatgtcttgtgtaaatttatattttaactataaataataattcttcaCATTATTCTATCTTTTACTAgtctaaaataaatatatgtttacttaTTTTGGAAAACGTTTGATaagaattaaattaaaaatatatgtatcttgttttattttaagtgACATGGaacaaatttatattgttgtattgatgtaaatatatatattacataaaagcaaacataaaatttattatataaaatacgttttttgagatatatattataaagcaattttattgtaaagcgctttttaaagtatttataatttttttttgcatgatataaaaataaaataaaaatatataataaaatatctttattaattttaggGTACTTATAATAGTTCAATATTTTAGCAattctaaatatttacaattaagTGGATAGTTAATctgttttataatttttgtatttttttgaacTGTGGTGTTAATTCAGTAtgggaaaaattaattatatatacgctatatagaatacatataaacaaatatactatatatttttttaatcttttatgttattaaaaGATTAAATTAATGAGTTAAAAGTAATGAATTCttaatgtataatatgcataaatacaatttttttcataatggtaaaatattaagtatatttttatataagtaaaaatataaattatctttaaaggtaataaaaaaatatataatttttctacatttatatagtaatgtgaaattatttttattttgtatatatcccaattttatatgtatattaatatgttatgtagatatttaatattattttgaagttgtataaaaatgtatgtagtttatattgaaaattgctaattaatttatatcaatattatttcttttttaaatgaaatgaaattaaaaaaaaaattatttatctataaacaattcataaatatattactttgtTCTTTTTGATGACTTGggttttaattatatctattaaaaatatttctgcatttttttgtataaattttttgtgtaataatttaatattaagtaTATGGAGGAATTCATAagtgttaaaatataaaaaaaatacagtaaAATTTCcgttataaatgtaaaaggaTGCTAGTTAATTTTATACTATAATAATGAAgggaaaaaattgaattatgTTAAGTTCctatataatagaaaacaTTATCAagtaaaaatacaatatattaatataaataaaatatttaaaatttaggCTTGCAGAAAATAATTCTGTATCTATagataaatgtaataatgcTACGACgttaataagaatatatgtataagatAACAATTCACCTatgttatacatattaaggaagtaaaaaaataaatatattttaagaaaatttatatatttctttactatttcttaatttagaaaaaaatggaatatttaaaaaaaaaggttaaaaatatatttttaaaccatacatttaattaaaacagaaaataactatttataattaattgttATGAGAGTGTATATGTTGAAGCGTTCTAGTTTTtactaattaattttatattatatatatgtaatattttacattttaaaactttggcgccttatatataatatataagtattagCTATAAGTATAAAAGTTAAACGAGGAATCATCGTAGTAGATGTTGGTACATAAACAAgagttttaataaatgtcGTGACAAgtgtataaataatgaaaaactataaaaataccatactaatattatttgtaatgttttcaattttttttattatttaattatttacttggataaataatatttattgaagagaacaataacaaaatgttatatttcaggtgattaaaataattctcCGTGTTTGCCtgtttttcataattatcgTTGTTCAGGTTACAATTCAtaaggaatataaatatttagttataatataattttacttctaaatatatttttcgtgcagtatatattgttcatacacatatgtcaatttattatactaaacatttaaaatttgcTCTTGACTTTATGTATTTccaaagtaataaaaaaaaatagcactatccttaaaaaaataataatataaaaactaCTAATTCATACATTTAAGTAAAATACAATGTTATTCATTCTTATTTGtcatgtaaatattataccttatataaattacatatatttataaatttatttcaatataagtataattaaACTAATGTTTATGCAAATAAAATTGTTgtaacaattttatatttaagaattttttttttttttaatgtattaccATTTCCtctaattatatgtataattaaaacaaaattataaaattaaatagattaacataaatatttttattttagaaataattatacatattaaccttaattaaatattgtaattttataaaattattgtacaaaaataaaaaattagttcGTATTTGCTTTTAGAGtacgtattttttaaaatattaggCAGTGCATAAATTGttcttcattttaaaaaCCTTATATCCTGTAGAATATTAAACTTAAAATGGAACTAATACATATGTTATAATCAAGGTAATACGATATGTGGTTTCTTTcatttaatgttattattattatactataatatttgagttaaaaaaacatttttttctaaaaattaatgtttaCAAAATTAGAATAATACATAGGATTACATCCTTAAAATTtgcaataattattttagtaTACAGAgggatatattatatatatatattctctacATTCTGAATAGTGGATAAACTCTATATTTGAATAAAGAAGgcataacatatttatttcttagtttattcttaaatttattaataaaactatTATATAGTTAGTACTCTACaataagtaaattatatattttaaacatttgtgaataaatttatatcatttagttttaatgaaatttattttttatttatataatattaagataaaaataatataatttgtttttaaagtCATTTTACATTGTATACATGATAAAATCAATTAtagctatatatattttgtaatatatttatgaaagaataacaaatataaatttttacataaatatagaatCTTTTGGTATTAGATGCATGTTCCATTATTATCAATTTGCTTCTTTTagaatacatttaaatattaaatatctatataatgaatcaaaaaattatgttattcctatttataaagatttctacatttatacttttaacaTGGGTATACGATTTTTACAGTGAGCTggtatgaaaatataatttaaagatatttgcattatttatatttttaatgttttatttttattaataattatttctataGCGAACTATGTATCGTTTAAACAACAAATatgtgtaattttttattttagagtacatttaacaaaattatcgATAAAAACTATAATCttagtaaaaaattagatacaAGAAATTATCGATTACTGGCAAAATATAAGCTGAATAGTCATTCAAATAATATgtgtttaaaagaaatatttgaggataatgaagaaaataaacaaagagatttatctaataatgaaaagtggataaaagagaaaaacaaaCAATCAAGcagaaatttattaaataaggcTCAATACTATATAGAAGttatagattataataatggaatgtttgatggaaaacattttcattttcaaaagaaatgggtaaaaaaaagggatTTTGATACTTTTATTGCAAAGAAGAAGAGGATTGGtgatatatctttaaaaaaaataaaatttagaagtTATAAATTTggatttgttatattttttattttttttctattggGAATAGGATTACCGGTATCCAGtgcatttaatttttcggATGGTAGTGACGTAGGAAATactattttatcttttcttcAAAGTAAGCTCGGTTTAGGTAGTAATGGAaatgcttatatattattatttgcagTAACATTCATTATGTTAGCAGTCTTGATTATAATAGCTATTTATAAGatcttaaataataatgaaaaatatcaaaaaattaagttgatGATGGAGTAAAATGAACAATAAGTAATTTTAACTTTctcataaattaattattaatagaatATATTCTATGTAATATCTATACTGTTATATACTTtgtagtattatttattatatatataattttataaatacacatgTGTATAAGGTATCATTTTTGTACGAagattaataaattaagttttatcttatttgtagatttaaattttttaatgattttcattttgtactataaattattgtttcagaatagataaatatcattgcttagtatatatatttgtgtattaaAAGCAGATTGGTATTAACTGTGTATGAATTGtatcaaaattaatatataatataaaaattaatgtaatttaaattattctatattacaattgatattttaaatgaaaaatacatatgttcTATTTTTACCTTGTTAAattctaaaataattaaaggtAGACGTGATGAGTAAGTTTCTTTGTTGATATTAtgttgaaaataaaaatgtttatttttgtatataatcaAAAGAAGTGAATGTATTATGCTATATTACGTATATTTtgctcaaaaaaaaatcacaacatttattatataacataagttttattagaaatatattatataatatatttattacttaatACGTTTTAACAAaccactttttttttgttttttaatggCAGAATTGgggaattataaatatataactaaataaTGTGATTTTTTACAACGGATTATTTATAGCTgtttactaatatatatatattctaagtaattagaattaaatgaaaagttatagttatttattattttattattgtgaCTAGTTATGACAATAATATAGTTTTGacaaattttcttaaatatatcttatataaaaatatacatatattcataaatgtactatatatttctattatttttattaatatttaaaaaatatattaataaattaaatttacatagatagcaatatgtaatatgttGAAATTATATCCCTTTTCCCTTTTCTGTGccatataattaatataccaTTATATTTAgagtaatatattatattggaAGTGATATAGTAAATGTTGGCAGAGGTTTATTAAGAATTCATGATAATTCATAATTCATGTTCTAATATTTAATGTAGAATATctcataatattattcttataaatacattttattaatatcgaAAAAATCATAAGGTAATATTGTTATGTTTTAACATACTTgacaaataaaatgtaactgttatattattttgattaaaatgaaatgaaatgaaatacgggttaataataaaacaaaaaaacattaataattatcattGCCCATGAAACAATTCTTagaatatgtataaattaataattcatttttgtatatcaacacaataataattttcaagaacagaaaaatatagtaataaaagaggaaaataatgaaattacttttttatattataaaaaaatgtatccTCTCCATAATCAATTCAATCtaacaaaatattcttatttgaaattataaaaaacaaaaaaggaaagttattttttcttattcgtatatttattcaatGAATTGTCTTCACGAATAATTTAGAAGTtaatatgattatataattattaaaataagtacctttaaataattattctgCTATGGATATTCGATACTTCATGTTTTATTacattactatttttaatgtaaataatataattattttctctttttatcaaatttttttatttataatattaatatgtctttcttcaattttaaaatatgattctttaaataaaatagatattttgaaaatatgcacaatatatttttgaatatatttaggTATTAATATAATGACATTTACATCaatttataattgtttttatagGTTTATTCTtgataatattcttttataattattagattttaatatatatttaatatactaGCAATAGTTTTAAGAGATTATAGGTAaactaaaaaatgtattggaaattcatttaaaaaatataaaagagaacgctaatatatattgtgctT of Plasmodium malariae genome assembly, contig: PmUG01_00_12, whole genome shotgun sequence contains these proteins:
- the PmUG01_00028500 gene encoding fam-m protein; the encoded protein is MNQKIMLFLFIKISTFILLTWVYDFYSELSTFNKIIDKNYNLSKKLDTRNYRLLAKYKLNSHSNNMCLKEIFEDNEENKQRDLSNNEKWIKEKNKQSSRNLLNKAQYYIEVIDYNNGMFDGKHFHFQKKWVKKRDFDTFIAKKKRIGDISLKKIKFRSYKFGFVIFFIFFLLGIGLPVSSAFNFSDGSDVGNTILSFLQSKLGLGSNGNAYILLFAVTFIMLAVLIIIAIYKILNNNEKYQKIKLMME